One genomic region from bacterium encodes:
- a CDS encoding ABC transporter substrate-binding protein gives MTIERLRAGMFSCLAIALLACPAALGAAPPIHVGYLGTSGDAGIFIALDKGYFAEQGLTVSPERFGVGADQMALLGAGRLDVASGAPSPTLFNAVSRGLPISVVADKGSLRKGFGFNVLVVRKALIDSGQFKGLSDLRGRVIAAPTASVVNFEDYLILKKGGLTPRDVTIEDIGFQDQPAAMANGRIDAAVMVEPFGTATESRGVGKIVMTLDQLLPDFQVALIYYNTSWARAHSEDARRWMIAYVKALRYYNAALHSPQIRDDVITILAAHTPIKERAVYDKMVWPGFNPDGAVTWRGLLDYERWLLNEHQITEFVAPARFLDQSYVENAVKTLGPIRP, from the coding sequence ATGACGATCGAACGCCTGCGCGCCGGCATGTTCTCCTGTCTGGCCATCGCCTTGCTCGCCTGCCCTGCGGCCCTCGGTGCGGCGCCCCCGATCCATGTTGGATATCTCGGCACGTCGGGCGATGCCGGGATCTTCATCGCGTTGGACAAAGGATACTTTGCCGAGCAGGGCCTCACCGTGTCTCCGGAGCGGTTCGGGGTCGGCGCCGATCAGATGGCTCTCCTAGGCGCGGGCCGGTTGGACGTGGCCAGCGGGGCTCCCAGCCCCACGCTGTTCAACGCCGTGTCGCGGGGACTCCCCATCAGCGTCGTCGCCGACAAGGGATCGCTCCGAAAGGGGTTTGGCTTCAACGTTCTCGTCGTCCGCAAGGCGCTTATCGATTCCGGTCAGTTCAAAGGGTTGAGCGATCTCAGGGGACGCGTCATCGCTGCCCCGACGGCGTCCGTCGTGAACTTCGAGGACTACCTCATCCTCAAGAAGGGCGGCCTCACCCCGCGCGACGTCACGATCGAGGACATCGGCTTTCAGGACCAACCGGCGGCCATGGCGAACGGCAGGATCGATGCTGCGGTGATGGTTGAGCCGTTCGGCACCGCGACGGAGTCACGCGGCGTCGGCAAGATCGTCATGACCCTCGATCAGCTCCTCCCGGACTTTCAGGTCGCGTTGATCTACTACAATACGTCGTGGGCGCGTGCGCACTCAGAGGACGCGCGCCGGTGGATGATCGCGTACGTCAAAGCGCTCCGCTACTACAACGCCGCGCTCCACAGCCCACAGATCCGGGACGACGTGATCACGATCCTCGCGGCGCACACGCCCATCAAGGAGCGCGCGGTGTACGACAAGATGGTCTGGCCCGGGTTCAACCCCGATGGCGCGGTCACGTGGCGGGGCCTTCTCGACTATGAGCGATGGTTATTGAACGAACACCAGATCACCGAGTTCGTCGCGCCCGCCCGGTTCCTCGACCAGTCGTATGTGGAGAACGCGGTGAAGACTCTCGGCCCCATCCGGCCGTAG